The following are from one region of the Ruficoccus sp. ZRK36 genome:
- a CDS encoding methionine biosynthesis protein MetW, producing the protein MKRSAIKREVDLQILGDWVSEGARVLDLGCGRGIFLEYLRQTKHIYGVGLDNQIEKVGGCVKRGVNVYQGDIETSLRQFSDGFFDWVLCSRTLQELARPQDIIRESLRVGKRFAVGFVNHGYWRNRVHMFRHGRRVVNEVFPEGWGESRPLNPVTVGDFEDFCAREGLVITRRAYLRGDWHTPCTFLPSWLAGYVLYEITKSDEKKATD; encoded by the coding sequence ATGAAGCGCTCGGCCATCAAACGCGAAGTGGACCTGCAGATCCTGGGAGACTGGGTCAGCGAGGGTGCGCGCGTGCTCGATCTGGGCTGCGGCCGCGGCATTTTTCTGGAATATCTCCGCCAGACCAAGCACATCTACGGGGTCGGTCTCGACAACCAGATCGAAAAGGTCGGCGGCTGCGTCAAGCGCGGCGTGAACGTGTACCAGGGCGACATCGAAACCTCGCTGCGCCAGTTTTCCGACGGCTTTTTCGACTGGGTGCTGTGCTCGCGCACACTTCAGGAGCTGGCCCGACCACAGGACATCATCCGCGAGTCCCTGCGCGTGGGTAAACGCTTCGCGGTGGGCTTCGTCAACCATGGCTACTGGCGCAACCGCGTGCACATGTTCCGCCATGGCCGCCGCGTCGTTAACGAGGTCTTCCCCGAGGGCTGGGGCGAAAGCCGCCCGCTCAATCCGGTCACCGTCGGCGATTTCGAGGACTTCTGCGCACGCGAGGGGCTGGTCATCACACGCCGGGCCTACCTGCGCGGCGACTGGCACACCCCCTGCACTTTTCTGCCATCGTGGCTCGCCGGATACGTGCTCTACGAGATCACCAAATCCGACGAGAAAAAAGCCACAGACTAG
- a CDS encoding substrate-binding domain-containing protein: MDSLLVNNFIQKYRKELGWTQSDLARQAGLSRQLIHAVEGGRSKPGIEVALRLARALKCTVEELFPLPEEWQLQSWPGLEEGRCQLARVRDQWYAIPCGDAGSFDLADAVVEKTGTELHIQPMQPLGHLPDSVVICGCDPGLAIAARMAELESKGSARPLWRSVSSSESLRRLAAGQCHLAGVHYSGQSGSLNVEKVRAFGLPFEYDLIPFASWEQGIMVAAGNPRGIREVEDLLRDDIRFANREPGSAHYSMLEMLLAAKGRGVPAETPLTVRSHGAGAQLVASGVVDAALGLRAVARPYGLDFVPLLEGHFDLVLPRDLRSHNPVGTFLDTLASLPCRRQIAQLPGYATA; this comes from the coding sequence ATGGACAGTCTGCTGGTTAATAATTTTATACAAAAGTACCGCAAGGAGCTTGGCTGGACGCAGTCCGACCTCGCTCGTCAGGCCGGTCTGTCCAGACAGTTGATCCATGCCGTGGAGGGTGGCCGCTCCAAGCCTGGAATCGAGGTCGCCCTGCGGCTGGCCCGTGCGCTGAAGTGTACGGTGGAGGAGCTTTTCCCGCTGCCCGAGGAGTGGCAGCTCCAGTCCTGGCCGGGGCTGGAGGAGGGGCGCTGTCAGCTGGCCCGGGTACGTGACCAGTGGTACGCGATTCCCTGTGGGGATGCCGGAAGCTTTGACCTGGCAGATGCTGTGGTGGAAAAGACGGGCACGGAGCTGCATATCCAGCCCATGCAGCCGCTGGGGCACCTGCCCGACTCCGTCGTGATCTGTGGCTGCGATCCGGGGCTGGCGATTGCCGCCCGCATGGCTGAGCTGGAGAGCAAGGGCTCGGCGCGTCCGTTGTGGCGGAGTGTTTCCAGCTCGGAGAGCCTGCGTCGCCTGGCTGCCGGGCAGTGCCACCTGGCCGGTGTGCACTACTCTGGTCAGAGCGGCTCGCTGAATGTCGAAAAGGTACGGGCCTTCGGGCTTCCCTTTGAATACGATTTAATCCCCTTTGCCTCCTGGGAGCAGGGGATCATGGTTGCCGCCGGTAACCCCAGGGGCATCCGCGAGGTCGAGGACCTGCTGCGTGATGACATCCGCTTCGCCAATCGCGAGCCGGGATCGGCTCACTACAGTATGCTGGAGATGCTTCTCGCGGCCAAAGGCCGTGGGGTGCCCGCTGAGACGCCGCTCACGGTGCGCAGTCATGGTGCTGGCGCACAGCTGGTTGCCTCCGGCGTTGTTGATGCGGCACTGGGCTTACGGGCCGTTGCCCGGCCTTACGGGCTGGATTTTGTCCCGCTGCTGGAAGGACACTTTGACCTCGTACTGCCGCGTGACCTGCGCAGCCACAACCCGGTGGGAACATTTCTGGATACGCTCGCCTCGCTGCCCTGCCGACGTCAGATCGCCCAGCTACCCGGCTACGCTACGGCCTAG
- a CDS encoding metalloregulator ArsR/SmtB family transcription factor, translating to MSDPLETLKLLADPTRLRVVALLAQEELSVAELQEILGMGQSRISSHLSLLRKGGLTTDRRDGKRSFYSLARNLPTGERQLIEAACRATANQPELETDAANLARILDKRRRQAEQYFSQVAGRLGKNYCPGRSWEGIGHFLLHLTPRIKIADLGAGEGVLAQLLAQRAESVYCIDNSKKMVEVGTDLAKRHGIDNLYYQHGDIEDVPLEDASVDLAYLSQALHHARKPFRALSEAHRILKPGGRIIVLDLKEHTFERARDLYADAWLGFAENTLYQWLKELGFEQVDVSVVAREEQEPYFETLLASGVKA from the coding sequence ATGTCCGATCCTCTCGAAACGCTCAAGCTCCTGGCCGACCCGACGCGCCTGCGCGTGGTCGCACTGTTAGCGCAGGAGGAGCTGTCCGTGGCGGAGCTTCAGGAGATACTCGGGATGGGCCAGTCGCGCATCTCCTCGCACCTGTCGCTGCTGCGCAAGGGCGGGCTGACCACCGACCGCCGCGACGGCAAGCGCAGCTTTTACTCGCTCGCGCGAAACCTCCCCACCGGAGAACGCCAGCTCATCGAGGCCGCCTGCCGCGCCACCGCCAACCAGCCCGAGCTGGAAACCGACGCCGCCAACCTCGCCCGTATCCTCGACAAGCGTCGCCGCCAGGCCGAGCAGTACTTCAGTCAGGTCGCCGGGCGTTTGGGTAAAAACTATTGCCCCGGCCGCTCATGGGAAGGCATCGGCCACTTTCTGCTCCACCTGACCCCGCGTATCAAGATCGCGGACCTCGGCGCCGGCGAGGGTGTACTCGCGCAGCTGCTGGCTCAGCGTGCCGAATCCGTTTACTGCATCGATAACTCGAAAAAGATGGTCGAGGTCGGCACCGACCTGGCCAAGCGCCACGGCATCGATAACCTTTACTACCAGCACGGCGACATCGAAGACGTGCCGCTGGAGGATGCCAGCGTGGACCTCGCTTACCTCAGCCAGGCCCTTCACCACGCCCGCAAGCCCTTTCGCGCCCTCAGCGAGGCGCACCGCATCCTCAAGCCCGGCGGCCGCATCATCGTGCTCGATCTCAAGGAGCACACCTTTGAAAGAGCTCGCGACCTCTACGCCGACGCCTGGCTGGGCTTCGCCGAGAACACCCTCTACCAGTGGCTCAAGGAGCTCGGCTTCGAGCAGGTCGATGTCTCTGTCGTTGCCCGCGAGGAGCAGGAGCCGTACTTCGAGACCCTCCTCGCCAGCGGAGTAAAAGCATAG
- a CDS encoding efflux RND transporter permease subunit, with amino-acid sequence MLSRFFLVRPVFAWVVSIIMMVAGLLAIYTLPVSQYPPIAPPSIAITATYPGASAETVENSVTQIIEQKMTGFDDMLYMSATSDSSGSSRIELTFEPGTDPDMAWSQVQNKLQLAMASLPDVVQRQGVKVGKSTRNYLMIVAVVSEDGSMDEYDLHDFAQSDLEKILSRVPGVGEVEVFGTQYAMRVWLDPDRLTEYQMTVQDVINGLQSYNVEVSAGQFGAAPTVEGQRLNAVVTVQTMLKTPEEFGEVPLRINPDGSTVRVNDVARVELGSENYDTSAYYNNKPTAALAIRQAAGANALQTANNIRNRIDEMMPYFPAGLKVVYPYDTTPFVEVAIHEVVKTLFEAILLVFLVMYVFLGNIRATLIPTIAVPVVILGTFAILGLFGFSINMLTMFAMVLAIGLLVDDAIVVVENVERIMHDEGLPPFEATRKSMDEITPALIGIGLVLSAVFGPMAFFAGSTGVIYRQFSVTIIAAMMLSVLVALVLTPVLCASLLKPVKKGHNASESGLRILRPFFRWFERTFEKTRAHYLSVVGNSLHKQLRYIVVFIVIAVAMGYLFKKMPTAYLPNEDQGVLMVQATLPGNSTLEQTEEIMKEVSRYFLEEEGDAVESALFISGTNFAGRGQNSGMAFIKLKDWELRQHAGMDVNSIAGRASAHFAQIRNGLVFAFPPPAVLELGHAKGFDFELLDLGGLGHEKLMEARNQLLGMAAQDPELQKVRPNGLEDVAQYDVNVDWEKAGALGVPIDSIHNTISASFGSSYVNDFIQNGRVKRVYVQSDAPFRTAPEDLEKLYVRNVEGTMVPFLSFASGEWTYGSPKLERYNAFPAINILGEPAEGISSGQAMAKMESFVEKLPAGIGFDWNGLSYQERQAGSQSGVLYAFSILVIFLCLAALYESWSIPISVLLALPLGVIGGVIASSLRGLPNDVYFQIGLLTTLGLTTKNAILIVQFAKQRLDDGMRVIDATLEAAKLRLRPILMTSLAFGFGVLPLAMATGAGAGAQKAIGTSVLGGVVTSTFLVTVFAPLFYVLVERFGRVFSKKKREQAARNQEAARQQHPAS; translated from the coding sequence ATGTTATCAAGATTCTTTCTAGTCCGACCCGTTTTTGCCTGGGTGGTGTCCATCATCATGATGGTCGCCGGCCTGCTGGCTATTTACACGCTGCCTGTTTCCCAGTATCCGCCGATCGCGCCGCCCTCGATCGCCATTACGGCCACCTATCCGGGGGCGTCGGCTGAGACGGTGGAGAACAGCGTCACCCAGATCATCGAGCAGAAGATGACGGGCTTTGACGATATGCTCTACATGAGCGCCACGAGTGACTCCTCGGGCAGCTCGCGTATCGAGCTGACCTTCGAGCCGGGGACGGACCCGGATATGGCCTGGTCGCAGGTGCAGAACAAGCTCCAGCTCGCCATGGCCAGCCTGCCGGATGTGGTGCAGCGCCAGGGGGTGAAGGTCGGGAAGTCGACCCGCAACTACCTGATGATTGTGGCCGTTGTCTCCGAGGACGGGAGCATGGACGAGTACGACCTGCATGACTTTGCCCAGTCGGACCTGGAGAAAATTCTCTCCCGCGTGCCCGGTGTGGGTGAGGTGGAAGTTTTTGGCACACAGTACGCGATGCGCGTGTGGCTGGACCCTGATCGGCTGACCGAGTACCAGATGACGGTGCAGGACGTGATCAACGGCCTGCAGTCCTATAACGTCGAAGTCTCAGCGGGCCAGTTTGGAGCCGCGCCGACGGTGGAGGGGCAGCGCCTGAATGCCGTGGTCACGGTGCAGACGATGCTGAAGACGCCCGAAGAGTTTGGTGAAGTGCCTCTGCGTATCAATCCGGATGGCTCCACGGTGCGTGTCAATGATGTGGCACGTGTCGAGCTGGGCTCGGAAAACTACGACACGTCGGCCTACTACAACAATAAGCCGACGGCGGCCCTGGCCATCCGCCAGGCTGCGGGTGCCAACGCCCTGCAGACCGCGAACAACATTCGCAATCGTATCGACGAGATGATGCCGTACTTCCCGGCAGGCCTCAAGGTGGTGTATCCGTATGACACTACGCCTTTCGTCGAGGTCGCTATTCACGAGGTGGTGAAGACGCTCTTTGAGGCGATCCTGCTGGTGTTCCTGGTTATGTACGTGTTCCTCGGGAATATCCGCGCCACGCTTATCCCGACCATCGCGGTGCCGGTGGTTATCCTGGGGACTTTTGCGATCCTGGGGCTGTTCGGATTTTCCATTAACATGCTGACGATGTTCGCCATGGTGCTGGCCATTGGCCTGCTGGTGGACGATGCCATCGTGGTGGTGGAAAACGTCGAGCGTATCATGCACGACGAGGGCTTGCCGCCTTTTGAGGCGACGCGCAAGTCGATGGACGAAATCACCCCGGCGCTGATCGGTATCGGTCTGGTGCTCTCGGCGGTGTTCGGGCCGATGGCGTTTTTCGCCGGTTCGACCGGTGTTATCTACCGTCAGTTCTCGGTCACGATTATCGCGGCCATGATGCTGTCCGTGCTGGTGGCGCTGGTGCTGACACCGGTGCTGTGCGCCTCGCTGCTCAAGCCCGTGAAGAAGGGGCACAACGCCTCCGAGAGCGGGCTGCGTATCCTGCGCCCGTTCTTTAGGTGGTTCGAGCGTACGTTTGAGAAGACGCGGGCTCATTACCTGAGCGTGGTTGGAAACAGCCTGCACAAGCAGCTGCGGTACATCGTGGTGTTTATCGTCATCGCGGTGGCGATGGGTTATCTCTTTAAGAAGATGCCGACGGCCTACCTGCCCAATGAGGACCAGGGCGTGCTGATGGTGCAGGCCACCCTGCCGGGTAACTCCACACTCGAGCAGACCGAGGAGATCATGAAGGAGGTCTCACGCTACTTCCTGGAAGAGGAGGGCGATGCGGTGGAGTCTGCGCTCTTTATCTCCGGTACGAATTTCGCAGGGCGTGGCCAGAACTCCGGGATGGCCTTTATTAAACTGAAGGACTGGGAGCTGCGCCAGCACGCGGGCATGGATGTGAACAGCATTGCTGGCCGCGCCTCTGCTCACTTCGCCCAAATCCGTAACGGCCTGGTCTTCGCCTTCCCGCCTCCGGCGGTGCTCGAGCTGGGCCACGCCAAGGGCTTTGACTTCGAGCTGCTGGACCTCGGCGGTCTGGGCCACGAGAAGCTGATGGAAGCCCGTAACCAGCTCTTGGGGATGGCTGCCCAGGACCCTGAACTGCAGAAGGTTCGTCCGAATGGTTTGGAAGACGTGGCGCAGTACGACGTCAACGTTGACTGGGAAAAGGCCGGTGCGCTGGGCGTGCCGATCGACTCGATCCACAACACGATCTCGGCCAGCTTTGGTAGCTCGTATGTGAACGACTTTATCCAGAATGGTCGCGTCAAGCGCGTCTACGTACAGTCGGATGCGCCTTTCCGCACAGCTCCAGAGGATCTGGAAAAGCTCTACGTGCGCAATGTTGAGGGCACGATGGTGCCGTTCCTGTCCTTTGCCAGTGGTGAGTGGACCTATGGCTCGCCGAAGCTGGAACGCTACAACGCCTTCCCGGCGATCAACATCTTGGGTGAGCCCGCAGAGGGCATCAGCTCCGGGCAGGCGATGGCGAAGATGGAAAGCTTCGTCGAGAAGCTGCCCGCCGGGATCGGCTTTGACTGGAACGGGCTCTCGTATCAGGAGCGGCAGGCGGGCTCGCAGTCCGGCGTGCTCTATGCGTTCTCGATTCTGGTGATCTTCCTCTGTCTGGCTGCGCTCTATGAAAGCTGGTCCATCCCGATTTCCGTGCTCCTGGCGCTGCCGCTGGGGGTGATCGGGGGCGTTATCGCCTCGTCGTTGCGCGGACTTCCCAATGACGTGTATTTCCAGATCGGCTTGCTGACGACGCTTGGCCTGACGACCAAGAACGCGATCCTGATCGTGCAGTTTGCCAAGCAGAGACTGGACGACGGTATGCGCGTGATCGATGCGACCCTGGAGGCTGCTAAGCTCCGCTTGCGCCCGATTCTGATGACCTCGCTGGCGTTCGGCTTTGGGGTGCTTCCTCTGGCCATGGCGACCGGTGCAGGTGCCGGTGCCCAGAAGGCGATTGGCACGAGTGTGCTGGGGGGCGTGGTCACCTCGACCTTCCTCGTCACGGTTTTCGCACCGTTGTTCTACGTGTTGGTCGAGCGGTTTGGGCGTGTCTTCAGCAAGAAGAAACGCGAGCAGGCCGCCCGCAATCAGGAGGCTGCCCGGCAGCAACACCCGGCTTCCTAG
- a CDS encoding GreA/GreB family elongation factor, protein MDKDVIDTIIAKQPGMKRLRSKLEAMQPGTYCMHRSWGFGQIKAYDEAQDKLIIDFDDKPGHPMDPAFCADKLELLDASSVLVRLRTEPEVINEMIKKRPTDLVADILAHHENQSASPTELENLLTRLLGPTKFKKWWTATKKALVKDPRIATPSRKTDPYLLRDEPLKPEQEILEDFYMVKQPKKKIALAEKLYQISENVEEIASDLPNIFEHLTEAVKDAMGLNYAERLHGVWVRNDLARHLDEDPELIEPTSKSLILGANDLNELASEIPNGYHKRFLDLLTRVYPEDWKSVLIDILKNSEGKMTSECISFLVERDCGEMVHEHFKRWLNEQNLKGPVLYWIVKNRNSRKFAKLVDGMVGTRMLNAILYAIDYEALQSTGNRRIQLADVLSDDQELIPDMLADANDEVARDLAQGLILNQGFEDLTKKSLLARFIKRFPSIQNLVSGEAEQKVDELIVSQKSLDDRKAEYEELINKKIPENKEAIEVAREHGDLRENAEYKMARQDQETLMARKALLEKDFNRARVTTFEEVSADTVGIGSIVVVEDTASGEVQEYALLGAWDSAPEQSIMSYKTPLGQALMNKHVGDTVQTEIDNTVYNWKIKSISRWLDSGRTL, encoded by the coding sequence ATGGACAAAGATGTGATCGATACGATCATTGCAAAGCAACCCGGCATGAAACGCCTGCGCTCCAAATTGGAAGCCATGCAGCCGGGTACCTATTGCATGCACCGCAGCTGGGGCTTCGGCCAGATTAAGGCCTATGATGAAGCCCAGGACAAGCTCATCATCGACTTCGATGACAAGCCGGGACACCCGATGGACCCGGCCTTCTGCGCCGACAAGCTCGAACTGCTCGACGCGAGCAGCGTCCTGGTGCGCCTGCGCACCGAGCCCGAGGTCATCAACGAGATGATCAAGAAGCGCCCGACCGACCTCGTCGCCGACATCCTTGCCCATCACGAGAACCAGAGCGCCAGCCCGACCGAGCTGGAGAACCTCCTCACCCGCCTGCTCGGCCCCACCAAATTCAAGAAGTGGTGGACCGCCACAAAGAAGGCCCTCGTCAAGGACCCACGCATCGCCACCCCCAGCCGCAAGACCGATCCGTACTTGCTGCGTGACGAGCCCCTCAAGCCCGAACAGGAGATTCTTGAGGACTTCTACATGGTCAAGCAGCCCAAGAAGAAGATCGCTCTGGCCGAAAAACTTTACCAGATCTCCGAAAACGTCGAAGAGATCGCCAGCGACCTGCCCAACATCTTTGAGCACCTCACCGAAGCCGTGAAGGACGCCATGGGCCTCAACTACGCCGAGCGTCTGCACGGCGTCTGGGTCCGCAATGACCTGGCCCGCCACCTCGACGAAGACCCCGAACTGATCGAGCCGACCTCCAAGTCCCTCATCCTCGGTGCCAACGACCTCAACGAGCTCGCCAGCGAGATCCCCAACGGCTACCACAAGCGCTTCCTCGACCTGCTCACCCGCGTTTACCCGGAAGACTGGAAGAGCGTCCTCATCGACATCCTGAAGAACTCCGAGGGCAAGATGACCAGCGAGTGTATCAGCTTCCTGGTCGAGCGCGACTGCGGCGAGATGGTCCACGAGCACTTCAAGCGCTGGCTCAACGAGCAGAACCTCAAGGGCCCCGTGCTGTACTGGATCGTCAAGAACCGCAACTCCCGCAAGTTTGCCAAGCTCGTTGACGGCATGGTCGGCACCCGCATGCTCAACGCCATCCTGTACGCCATCGACTACGAGGCACTCCAGAGCACCGGTAACCGCCGCATCCAGCTCGCCGACGTCCTCAGCGATGACCAGGAACTCATCCCGGACATGCTGGCTGACGCCAACGACGAAGTCGCCCGCGACCTCGCCCAGGGCCTCATCCTCAATCAGGGCTTTGAAGACCTGACCAAGAAGTCCCTGCTGGCTCGCTTCATCAAGCGTTTCCCGAGCATCCAAAACCTCGTCTCCGGCGAAGCCGAGCAGAAGGTGGACGAGCTCATCGTCTCCCAGAAGAGCCTCGACGACCGCAAGGCCGAGTACGAAGAGCTCATCAACAAGAAGATCCCCGAGAACAAGGAGGCCATCGAGGTCGCCCGCGAGCACGGGGACTTGCGCGAAAACGCGGAGTACAAGATGGCCCGTCAGGACCAGGAAACCCTCATGGCCCGCAAGGCCCTGCTGGAAAAAGATTTCAACCGCGCTCGCGTCACCACCTTCGAGGAAGTCTCCGCCGACACCGTCGGCATCGGCTCCATCGTCGTGGTCGAGGATACCGCCTCCGGCGAAGTCCAGGAATACGCCCTCCTCGGCGCCTGGGACTCCGCCCCCGAGCAGAGCATCATGTCCTACAAGACGCCGCTCGGACAGGCCCTCATGAACAAGCATGTCGGCGACACCGTCCAGACCGAGATCGACAACACCGTCTACAACTGGAAGATCAAAAGCATCTCCCGCTGGCTCGACTCGGGCCGCACCCTGTAA
- a CDS encoding efflux transporter outer membrane subunit: MNKPFLFLLSSVGVVLAGCTMAPDYERPVAPIPVDFPTGEAYAADDAVNGAPAGSHMPWREFYTDDKLRDVVVLTLENNRDLRVSVLNIERTRALYNIERSALLPTIAAGGSVDRARTPADLSYSGTASTSSQYSADFGFASWEIDLFGRIRSMSEAALQEYFATQQAALSVQTMLISEVASSYLTLAADQARLELAKTTLQTREQALDLVTRRYERGLSPLLDVHRAQAQVDAAQVSLVTFVQLIALDKNQLNLLAGTTVPDHLLPGDLDSVEEPAPISAGISSLVLLNRPDIMEAEHTLMAANANIGAARAAFFPRISLTAAAGTASSDLSSLFTSGQGMWTYGAQIVMPIFDPRTWAQVRVSQADKDIAIAQYEQAIQASFREVADTLAVRGTILQQLKAQRDYVQSESEVNRLSNVRYVRGLDGYLSVLDSERELYAAQLDLVELELTRLTNKVRLYAVLGGGWQPLEEPDGGESDEIVQ; this comes from the coding sequence ATGAACAAGCCTTTCTTATTTCTCCTGTCCTCGGTGGGCGTCGTGCTCGCCGGGTGTACGATGGCACCCGACTACGAGCGACCCGTGGCCCCCATCCCGGTGGATTTCCCCACCGGCGAAGCTTATGCTGCGGATGATGCGGTCAACGGCGCTCCAGCGGGTAGCCACATGCCGTGGCGTGAATTCTACACCGATGACAAGCTGAGAGACGTCGTCGTGCTGACGCTGGAGAATAACCGCGATCTGCGAGTGTCGGTGCTCAATATTGAGCGTACGCGCGCCCTGTATAATATCGAGCGTTCCGCCCTGCTGCCGACTATCGCAGCAGGTGGGAGCGTGGACCGCGCACGGACACCGGCTGACCTGTCGTACTCGGGTACTGCCAGCACGTCCTCGCAATACTCGGCGGACTTCGGGTTTGCCTCCTGGGAAATCGATTTGTTCGGCCGCATCCGCAGTATGTCGGAAGCCGCCCTGCAGGAGTACTTTGCCACCCAGCAGGCTGCTCTGAGTGTGCAGACCATGCTCATCTCGGAGGTCGCCAGCAGCTACCTGACGCTGGCCGCCGACCAGGCCCGGCTGGAGCTGGCCAAGACGACGCTCCAGACCCGCGAGCAGGCGCTCGATCTGGTCACGCGCCGCTACGAACGCGGTCTGAGCCCGCTGCTGGACGTCCACCGCGCGCAGGCGCAGGTGGATGCCGCTCAGGTTTCGCTCGTCACCTTCGTGCAGTTGATCGCTCTGGACAAGAATCAGCTTAACCTGCTGGCCGGGACAACGGTGCCGGACCATTTGCTGCCCGGTGATCTGGACTCGGTCGAAGAGCCTGCGCCGATCTCGGCGGGGATCTCTTCACTGGTCCTGCTGAACCGCCCGGACATCATGGAGGCCGAGCACACACTGATGGCCGCCAACGCCAACATCGGGGCCGCGCGTGCTGCCTTCTTCCCGCGGATTTCACTCACCGCCGCCGCTGGCACAGCCAGCAGTGACCTCTCCAGCCTGTTTACGTCAGGGCAGGGGATGTGGACCTACGGCGCGCAGATTGTGATGCCTATTTTTGACCCGCGGACCTGGGCTCAGGTGCGTGTAAGCCAGGCCGACAAGGACATCGCCATCGCTCAGTACGAGCAGGCGATTCAGGCGAGCTTCCGCGAAGTCGCCGATACGCTGGCTGTGCGGGGGACGATCCTCCAGCAGTTGAAGGCGCAGCGCGACTACGTGCAGTCGGAGTCCGAGGTTAACCGCCTCTCTAATGTCCGCTACGTGCGGGGGCTGGACGGTTACCTCAGCGTGCTCGACTCGGAGCGTGAGCTCTATGCCGCGCAGCTGGACCTCGTCGAGCTGGAGCTGACCCGCCTGACGAACAAGGTCCGGCTCTATGCCGTGCTCGGTGGTGGCTGGCAGCCCCTGGAAGAGCCTGACGGCGGAGAATCGGACGAGATCGTACAATAG
- a CDS encoding transcription antitermination factor NusB, protein MDITFQSSADRRRCQFLFYGVLRHRRRIDTLLARLISRRPKPKLVAMLQVAVFELLSAGPERQPKVVDYAVGRIRRQMSRSEAGLANAVLRKIPAEDEKLQREAPAAVRFSHPDWLAERWTENFGPEAAEELMAWNLEPPPITFRVRGETPAIEALKPASWPGFVQLDGEWARVEPYLKAGMLYAQDPSTRLAPEALTVRPGEAVLDLCAAPGGKALALADALGRDTAGVLVAVDLPGPRLAPLDENLCKLDDGDGPRVCLLAADVRELGEETLKASRLPRLFDAVLLDAPCSNTGVLRRRPDAKWRLEPEDVEASAALQSELLAAAAKWVKPGGRLVYSTCSIEPEENAGVVKAFLKSPVGKDFTCQSQQIWLPWECGHDGAGVAVLVKGE, encoded by the coding sequence ATGGATATCACCTTTCAATCCAGCGCGGATCGACGACGTTGTCAATTCCTGTTCTACGGGGTCCTAAGGCATCGTCGCCGGATCGATACGCTGCTGGCGCGGCTGATTTCTCGCCGTCCCAAGCCCAAGCTGGTAGCCATGCTCCAGGTGGCAGTCTTTGAGCTGCTCAGCGCTGGACCGGAGCGCCAGCCCAAGGTGGTGGACTACGCGGTGGGCCGGATACGGCGCCAGATGAGCCGCTCCGAGGCTGGGCTGGCCAACGCCGTGCTGCGGAAAATTCCTGCCGAGGATGAAAAACTTCAGCGCGAGGCCCCGGCGGCGGTCCGCTTCAGCCATCCCGATTGGCTCGCTGAGCGCTGGACGGAGAATTTTGGCCCCGAGGCGGCGGAAGAGCTCATGGCCTGGAATCTGGAGCCCCCGCCCATTACTTTTCGGGTGCGCGGCGAGACTCCCGCCATTGAGGCCCTCAAGCCCGCTTCATGGCCGGGCTTTGTTCAGCTCGATGGTGAATGGGCGCGCGTTGAGCCCTACCTGAAGGCGGGGATGCTCTACGCGCAGGACCCCTCCACGCGCCTGGCCCCCGAGGCCCTCACTGTGCGCCCCGGCGAGGCCGTGCTGGACCTGTGCGCGGCTCCCGGTGGTAAAGCCCTCGCCCTCGCAGATGCCCTCGGGCGCGATACGGCCGGGGTACTCGTGGCGGTGGACCTGCCCGGTCCGCGTCTGGCACCGCTGGATGAGAATTTATGCAAGCTCGACGACGGGGATGGCCCCCGCGTCTGCCTGCTCGCCGCCGATGTGCGGGAGCTGGGCGAGGAGACGCTCAAGGCTTCGCGCCTGCCTCGGCTCTTTGACGCCGTGCTGCTCGACGCCCCCTGCTCGAATACCGGGGTGCTGCGTCGCCGTCCGGACGCCAAGTGGCGGCTGGAGCCTGAAGATGTGGAGGCTAGCGCGGCTCTTCAGTCCGAGCTGCTCGCCGCCGCCGCCAAGTGGGTCAAGCCCGGCGGTCGCCTGGTGTACTCGACCTGCTCGATCGAGCCGGAGGAGAACGCCGGGGTGGTAAAGGCATTCCTCAAAAGCCCGGTCGGGAAGGACTTTACCTGCCAATCGCAGCAAATCTGGCTTCCCTGGGAGTGCGGTCATGATGGCGCAGGCGTTGCGGTGCTGGTGAAGGGGGAGTGA
- a CDS encoding Smr/MutS family protein, with protein sequence MDDDPVEVPITDQLDLHTFRPQEVGELLPAYLEACREKGLLRVRIIHGKGTGTLRETVHAQLRKLDYVESFRLADETAGSWGATWVGLVPDRTSH encoded by the coding sequence ATGGACGACGACCCGGTAGAAGTCCCGATCACCGACCAGCTCGACCTGCACACCTTTCGACCGCAGGAGGTGGGTGAACTCCTGCCCGCCTACCTCGAAGCCTGCCGCGAAAAGGGCCTGCTGCGCGTGCGTATCATCCACGGCAAGGGCACCGGTACTCTCCGCGAGACCGTCCACGCCCAACTCCGTAAACTCGACTACGTGGAGAGCTTTCGCCTCGCCGACGAAACCGCCGGCTCCTGGGGTGCGACCTGGGTCGGGCTGGTGCCTGACCGCACTAGTCATTGA